The following proteins are co-located in the Triplophysa dalaica isolate WHDGS20190420 chromosome 2, ASM1584641v1, whole genome shotgun sequence genome:
- the exosc9 gene encoding exosome complex component RRP45, whose amino-acid sequence MRDTPLSNCEKDFLLKAIQEKKRLDGRQTYDYRSIKITFGTDYGCCIVELGKTRVLSQVSCELVPPKDSRPTEGIMFFNVELSPMASPAFEPNRQSELLVTLNRQLERCLRNSKCIDTESLCVLSGEKVWQIRVDVHVLNHDGNLLDAASIAAIAALSHFRRPDVSAQGQDITVYSPEERDPIPLSIYHMPICVSFAFFLQGSYLLVDPCEREERVMDGLLVIAMNKHREICSIQSSGGIMLLKDQVLRCSKIASVKVSEITELISKALGNDKKIRKEGGKFGFAESMPKVRITTLKRDEAPVEMTDVDETANEILNGTEPVTEPVSSPVLCATGTARVGEGLVNSWGLEEEEEDEPQMTEDRKTDDVTVISDSEEEEVVILN is encoded by the exons ATGAGGGATACTCCGCTGTCAAACTGTGAGAAGGATTTCCTCCTTAAAGCAATACAAGAGAAAAAG CGTCTAGATGGCAGACAAACATATGACTACCGGAGTATTAAAATCACGTTTGGAACCGACTATGGTTGCTGTATCGTAGAGCTTGGAAAAACAAG ggTGTTGAGTCAGGTGTCTTGTGAATTGGTCCCTCCAAAAGATTCACGTCCAACAGAAggcattatgttttttaatgtggaGTTGTCTCCTATGGCATCGCCTGCCTTCGAGCCAAACAG ACAGTCAGAACTGTTGGTGACGTTAAACAGACAGCTTGAGCGGTGTCTTAGGAATTCTAAATGTATAGACACTGAATCTCTCTGTGTTTTATCAGGAGAAAAG GTTTGGCAGATACGGGTTGACGTGCATGTGTTAAATCATGATGGAAACCTATTGGATGCAGCAAGCATCGCTGCCATAGCTGCACTCTCACATTTTAGAAGACCGGATGTCTCTGCTCAAGGCCAAGACATCACTGTG TACAGTCCAGAAGAGAGGGATCCTATTCCACTGAGCATTTATCACATGCCCATCTGTGTCAGCTTTGCTTTCTTCCTGCAGGG GTCTTATTTGCTCGTGGACCCATGTGAAAGAGAGGAGCGGGTGATGGATGGATTATTGGTCATTGctatgaacaaacacagagagatctgCTCCATTCAGTCCAGCGGAGGGATCATGCTTCTGAAAGACCAG GTTTTAAGATGCAGCAAAATAGCAAGTGTCAAGGTTTCTGAAATTACAGAGCTTATCAGCAAAGCCTTAGggaatgacaaaaaaatcag AAAAGAGGGTGGAAAGTTTGGCTTCGCTGAATCTATGCCCAAAGTGCGAATCACAACCCTTAAAAGAGATGAAGCTCCAGTCGAGATGACAGACGTTGATGAAACAGCCAATGAGATTCTAAATGGAACAGAACCCGTCACAGAACC AGTGTCATCTCCTGTTCTTTGTGCCACGGGAACTGCACGGGTAGGTGAAGGCCTTGTAAACTCATGGGGACTcgaggaggaagaagaggatgaGCCTCAGATGACAGAGGACAGAAAAACAG ATGATGTGACGGTAATCTCAGACAGTGAAGAGGAAGAAGTTGTCATTCTTAATTAG